From one Mycolicibacterium sp. HK-90 genomic stretch:
- a CDS encoding CaiB/BaiF CoA-transferase family protein gives MLAGPYATMMLADLGAEVIKVEPPGGEISRQVSDSYFASLNRGKRSICLDLASEEGKAKLGELVADSHALLVNMKPSVIRRLGLTYEHLRRFNSKIVCVAMTGFGLDGGDDPAFDYVIQAATGVAAMTGDPDGPPTLPGYSSADNSTGLTAALGLLAMIVSGNGGQVDVSLRDVMLSQLNYRASAYLNDGAEPRRHPFGAHSYYVPAQLFPTADGYLALFITHDGFWRSFAGEAGIEGFTTMAERAGRRDEVLDVVTAVLATDSAAGWEARLKPLGIPAAAVRSLPEALTATPEVLVTAGDFRLVGSPIHISGYTPDYRPAPAFDEYGRPSPVSDSPVSAPGS, from the coding sequence ATGCTGGCCGGCCCGTACGCCACCATGATGCTGGCCGACCTGGGTGCCGAGGTGATCAAGGTCGAACCGCCCGGCGGGGAGATCTCGCGTCAGGTCAGTGACAGCTATTTCGCCAGCCTCAACCGGGGCAAGCGCAGCATCTGCCTTGATCTCGCTTCCGAAGAGGGCAAGGCGAAACTCGGTGAGCTGGTGGCGGATTCGCACGCGCTGCTGGTGAACATGAAACCGTCGGTGATCCGCAGGCTGGGCCTCACCTATGAGCATCTGCGGCGCTTCAACTCCAAGATCGTCTGTGTCGCGATGACGGGGTTCGGGTTGGACGGGGGAGACGACCCGGCGTTCGACTACGTCATCCAGGCCGCCACCGGGGTAGCGGCGATGACCGGCGATCCCGACGGTCCGCCCACGCTGCCGGGCTACTCCTCGGCGGACAACTCGACCGGGCTGACCGCCGCGCTCGGTCTGCTGGCGATGATCGTGTCGGGCAACGGCGGCCAGGTGGACGTATCGCTGCGGGACGTCATGCTCTCGCAGCTGAACTACCGCGCCTCGGCCTATCTCAACGACGGTGCCGAACCGCGCCGCCATCCGTTCGGTGCGCATTCGTATTACGTTCCCGCGCAGCTTTTCCCGACTGCCGACGGCTATCTGGCGTTGTTCATCACCCACGACGGGTTCTGGCGATCGTTCGCCGGCGAAGCCGGGATCGAGGGGTTCACCACCATGGCCGAGCGGGCCGGGCGGCGCGATGAGGTCCTGGACGTGGTGACTGCCGTGCTGGCGACCGACAGCGCCGCAGGCTGGGAGGCACGGCTCAAGCCGCTGGGGATTCCGGCGGCTGCGGTGCGGAGCTTGCCGGAGGCGCTGACCGCGACCCCCGAGGTGCTGGTGACCGCCGGGGATTTCCGGTTGGTGGGCAGTCCGATCCACATCTCCGGGTACACACCGGACTACCGGCCGGCGCCGGCCTTCGACGAGTACGGCCGGCCTTCGCCGGTTTCGGATTCGCCGGTTTCCGCACCAGGGTCGTGA
- a CDS encoding LLM class F420-dependent oxidoreductase yields the protein MRLGVMIGAERGDMARKVSKLVSDIQWAESAGLDSAWMPQVPNDFDLLSMVALMASNTSRIELGTAVVPLQAQHPIALARQALSVHAISGGRLVLGVGPSHHWIVRDMLGLPYDKPAAYTRDYLQVLNAAISGPGDVDVENDSFTVHNPTVLGADIPMPVLVSALGPVMLQIAGEHADGTSLWMADEKAIGEHIAPKINKAAAEAGKPAPRIVAGIPVTLCANSEIEEAKDRANRVLAEAETSPNYQRLLDRGEARNVGDLLAAGDEESILKRFKQFADAGVTDLSVRLLPIGDNRDELIASKYRTREVIAELAKAVR from the coding sequence ATGAGACTGGGTGTGATGATCGGGGCCGAGCGTGGCGATATGGCCCGCAAGGTCTCCAAGCTGGTCTCCGACATCCAGTGGGCGGAATCGGCCGGACTGGACAGTGCGTGGATGCCGCAGGTACCCAACGACTTCGACCTGCTCAGCATGGTGGCGCTGATGGCGTCGAACACGTCGCGCATCGAACTCGGTACCGCGGTGGTACCGCTGCAGGCGCAGCACCCGATCGCGCTGGCGCGGCAGGCGCTGTCGGTGCACGCGATCTCGGGTGGTCGGCTGGTCCTGGGCGTCGGGCCGTCGCACCACTGGATCGTCCGCGACATGTTGGGCCTGCCCTATGACAAGCCGGCCGCCTACACCCGGGACTACCTGCAGGTGCTGAACGCGGCCATCTCCGGGCCCGGAGACGTCGACGTGGAGAACGACTCTTTCACCGTGCACAACCCGACCGTGCTGGGTGCCGACATCCCGATGCCGGTGCTGGTGTCCGCGCTGGGTCCGGTGATGCTGCAGATCGCCGGTGAGCACGCCGACGGTACGTCGCTGTGGATGGCCGACGAGAAAGCGATCGGCGAGCACATCGCCCCGAAGATCAACAAGGCCGCCGCCGAAGCCGGGAAGCCCGCGCCGCGCATCGTCGCAGGCATCCCGGTCACGCTGTGCGCGAACTCCGAGATCGAGGAAGCCAAGGACCGGGCCAACCGCGTCCTCGCCGAAGCCGAGACCTCGCCCAACTACCAGCGACTGCTGGACCGCGGCGAGGCCCGCAACGTCGGTGATCTGCTCGCCGCGGGTGACGAGGAATCAATCCTGAAGCGGTTCAAGCAGTTCGCCGATGCCGGGGTGACCGATCTGTCGGTACGGCTGCTGCCGATCGGTGACAACCGGGATGAGTTGATCGCGTCGAAGTACCGGACGCGTGAGGTGATCGCCGAGCTCGCCAAGGCCGTCCGATGA
- a CDS encoding cobalamin B12-binding domain-containing protein: MATRVLVAKPGLDGHDRGAKIVARTLRDAGFEVIYTGIRQRIEDIVSIALQEDVALVGLSILSGAHVALTTRTVEALRAADAGDIAVVVGGTIPQSDVQKLLDAGAAAVFPTGTSLDTLVTDVRALTEKVSES; encoded by the coding sequence ATGGCAACCCGAGTCCTTGTCGCCAAGCCCGGTCTCGACGGTCATGACCGCGGGGCCAAGATCGTCGCGCGTACGTTGCGGGACGCCGGATTCGAGGTCATCTACACCGGTATCCGGCAGCGCATCGAGGACATCGTGTCGATCGCGTTGCAGGAAGACGTTGCCCTGGTCGGTCTTTCGATCCTCTCGGGCGCGCATGTCGCATTGACCACGCGCACCGTCGAGGCCCTGCGCGCGGCCGATGCCGGGGATATCGCCGTCGTCGTCGGTGGCACCATTCCACAATCCGATGTGCAGAAACTGCTCGACGCCGGTGCGGCAGCGGTGTTCCCCACGGGAACCTCGCTCGACACCCTGGTGACGGACGTTCGCGCGCTGACAGAGAAGGTTTCGGAGTCATGA
- a CDS encoding methylmalonyl-CoA mutase family protein codes for MSEQDVPPVETPSGIPLAPVYGPGDRAVEPPAPGAYPFTRGNFASGYRGKTWTFRQYSGFGTAEESNRRYRYLLDQGGTGLSVALDLPTQCGYDSDDEEYGEEVGRVGVAVDTLADAEILFDGIPLDKISTSFTINGTAAILLAFYVAAAEKKGVPRDKLTGTIQNDILKEYASRGTWIWPPEPSLRLIADTIEFCAAEVPRFNAISVAGAHFRDAGANAVQEMSFTLADGVTYCDTVVERGRMTIDKFAPQISFFFYTHGDFFEEIAKYRAGRRRWATIVRERYGATTDKASMFRFGCVAGGASLYAPQAQNNLVRVAYEAMAAVLGGVQSMFTAAWDEPFALPSEESATLALRTQQILAYETGVTKVADPLGGSYFVEALTDATEAKIIEIMDDLEKHGGMVRCIEDGYLQGLIADEAFKIHQDVETGRRAVIGVNKFVTDEPAPDIDTYELDAEGRDLQLKRLSKVKAERDDVAVKETLAALARGAEGSGPGADNLMHRLIDCANAYCTVGEMVSTLKSVWGEFQQPVVF; via the coding sequence ATGAGCGAGCAAGATGTCCCTCCAGTAGAGACTCCGTCCGGCATCCCGCTGGCGCCCGTCTACGGACCGGGCGACCGGGCGGTCGAGCCGCCTGCCCCCGGGGCCTATCCCTTCACGCGTGGCAACTTCGCCTCGGGCTACCGCGGGAAAACCTGGACTTTCCGCCAGTATTCGGGCTTCGGAACCGCCGAGGAATCCAACCGCCGGTATCGCTATCTGCTCGATCAGGGCGGGACGGGCCTGTCGGTGGCGCTGGATCTGCCGACCCAGTGCGGCTACGACTCCGATGACGAGGAGTACGGGGAAGAGGTCGGTCGCGTCGGCGTTGCGGTCGACACCCTGGCCGACGCCGAAATCCTGTTCGACGGCATCCCGCTGGACAAGATCAGCACCAGCTTCACCATCAACGGCACCGCGGCCATCCTGCTGGCCTTCTACGTCGCCGCCGCCGAGAAGAAGGGCGTGCCCCGCGACAAGCTCACCGGAACCATCCAGAACGACATCCTCAAGGAGTACGCGTCGCGCGGCACCTGGATCTGGCCGCCCGAGCCGTCGCTGCGGCTCATCGCCGACACCATCGAGTTCTGTGCGGCCGAGGTACCCCGGTTCAACGCGATCTCGGTGGCCGGTGCGCATTTCCGCGACGCGGGCGCCAACGCCGTGCAGGAGATGTCGTTCACCCTCGCCGACGGCGTCACCTACTGCGACACCGTCGTCGAACGCGGCCGGATGACGATCGACAAGTTCGCCCCGCAGATCTCCTTCTTCTTCTACACCCACGGCGACTTCTTCGAGGAGATCGCCAAATACCGTGCCGGCCGGCGCCGTTGGGCGACGATCGTGCGGGAGCGCTACGGCGCGACCACGGACAAGGCCTCGATGTTCCGGTTCGGCTGCGTGGCCGGCGGTGCCTCCCTCTATGCCCCGCAGGCGCAGAACAATCTGGTGCGCGTGGCCTACGAGGCGATGGCGGCGGTGCTCGGCGGCGTCCAGTCGATGTTCACCGCCGCGTGGGACGAACCATTCGCCCTGCCCAGTGAGGAATCCGCGACGCTGGCACTGCGGACCCAGCAGATCCTGGCCTATGAAACCGGTGTCACCAAAGTCGCCGACCCCCTGGGCGGTTCGTATTTCGTCGAGGCGCTCACCGACGCCACCGAGGCCAAGATCATCGAGATCATGGACGACCTGGAGAAGCACGGCGGCATGGTGCGGTGCATCGAGGATGGCTATCTCCAGGGCCTGATCGCCGACGAGGCCTTCAAGATCCACCAGGACGTGGAAACGGGGCGTCGGGCCGTTATCGGGGTCAACAAATTCGTCACCGACGAGCCGGCGCCCGACATCGACACCTATGAGCTCGACGCCGAAGGGCGCGACCTGCAACTCAAGCGACTCTCGAAGGTCAAGGCCGAGCGTGACGATGTTGCGGTGAAAGAGACCCTGGCCGCGTTGGCCCGGGGTGCCGAAGGCAGTGGACCGGGGGCAGACAACCTGATGCACCGGTTGATCGACTGCGCCAACGCGTATTGCACAGTGGGAGAGATGGTGTCGACGTTGAAGTCGGTGTGGGGCGAGTTCCAGCAGCCGGTGGTGTTCTGA
- a CDS encoding NAD(P)-dependent oxidoreductase encodes MSSQQESFTDRTLVVSGGSRGIGLAIALGAARRGANVVLLAKTAEPHPKLPGTVHTAVAEVEAAGGKGVAVVGDVRKEEDVARAVEAAVEHFGGVDIVINNASAISTEPTEALSAKKFDLMMDINIRGTFLLTKAALPHLRKSTNGQVLTLAPPMNMNPYWLGAHPSYTLSKYGMTLLSQGWAAEYGDAGIGFSCLWPETYIATAAVTNLADGDQMATQSRSPEIMADAAVEILSRPAAEVNGQTFIDSEVLTAAGVTDLSRYGGGDNPIIDIFIDAPGQGL; translated from the coding sequence ATGTCCAGCCAGCAAGAGTCATTCACCGACCGCACGCTGGTCGTGTCCGGCGGCAGCCGAGGGATCGGACTGGCGATTGCACTCGGTGCCGCCCGCCGCGGAGCGAACGTGGTGCTGCTGGCCAAGACGGCTGAACCGCATCCCAAACTTCCCGGCACCGTGCACACGGCGGTCGCCGAGGTCGAGGCCGCCGGCGGCAAAGGCGTGGCCGTGGTCGGCGATGTGCGCAAGGAAGAGGACGTGGCCCGCGCGGTCGAGGCCGCAGTCGAGCACTTCGGCGGCGTCGACATCGTGATCAACAACGCCAGCGCCATCTCCACCGAACCGACCGAAGCACTCTCGGCCAAGAAGTTCGACCTGATGATGGACATCAACATCCGCGGCACGTTCCTGCTCACCAAGGCCGCGCTGCCGCACCTGCGCAAGTCCACAAACGGTCAGGTCCTCACGCTGGCCCCGCCGATGAACATGAACCCCTACTGGCTGGGCGCGCACCCGTCCTACACCCTGTCCAAGTACGGCATGACGCTGCTGTCGCAGGGCTGGGCCGCTGAATACGGCGATGCCGGAATCGGTTTCAGCTGCCTGTGGCCCGAGACCTACATCGCCACCGCCGCGGTGACCAACCTCGCCGACGGCGACCAGATGGCCACGCAGTCCCGCTCTCCCGAGATCATGGCGGACGCGGCCGTGGAGATCCTGTCCCGCCCGGCCGCCGAGGTCAATGGTCAGACTTTCATCGACTCCGAGGTGCTCACCGCCGCCGGCGTCACCGACCTCTCCCGCTACGGCGGCGGGGATAATCCGATCATCGACATCTTCATCGACGCACCGGGACAGGGCCTATGA
- a CDS encoding class I adenylate-forming enzyme family protein, which translates to MSISLLLEMAVSGGPDRTAVVSDDLRLTTEELSTLADGGAGVIAASGAAHVAYVGTGGALLPLLLFASARAAVPFTPLNYRLSKDGLHELIERLPEPLVVADAEYADVVAGTGKQVITAEDFLAAARTAEPAAEFADPDAVAVVLFTSGTTSRPKAVELTHNNLTSYITGTVEFASAAEEDAALICVPPYHIAGVSAAMSNLYAGRKMVYLRHFDADRWVELVRTEGVTSATVVPTMLDRIVTALESAGLELPSLRNLAYGGSKVALPLVRKALQLLPNVGFVNAYGLTETSSTIAVLGPDDHREALAAEDPAAARRLGSVGQVVPGIEVQIRADDGTVLSSGETGELFVRGEQVSGRYTDIGSVLDAEGWFPTKDVAMLDEGGYLFIGGRSDDTIIRGGENIAPAEIEDVLVEHPEVRDVAVVGPEDPQWGQIIVAVVVPVEGTSPDPDALRDHVRKQLRGSRTPDRVVFRDELPTNPTGKVLRRQLVDELAPVSKESA; encoded by the coding sequence ATGAGCATCTCGCTACTGCTGGAGATGGCGGTGTCGGGCGGACCCGACCGCACCGCGGTGGTGTCCGACGATCTCCGCCTGACCACCGAGGAACTCAGCACCCTCGCCGACGGCGGCGCCGGTGTCATCGCGGCATCCGGGGCCGCCCACGTGGCGTATGTCGGCACCGGCGGAGCGCTGCTGCCGCTGCTGCTGTTCGCCTCGGCCCGCGCGGCCGTGCCGTTCACCCCGCTGAACTACCGGCTGAGCAAGGACGGCCTGCACGAGCTGATCGAGCGACTGCCCGAGCCGCTCGTCGTCGCCGACGCCGAATACGCCGACGTGGTCGCCGGGACCGGCAAGCAGGTCATCACCGCCGAGGACTTTCTGGCGGCGGCCCGCACCGCCGAACCCGCTGCCGAGTTCGCCGATCCGGACGCGGTCGCGGTCGTGCTGTTCACCTCGGGCACCACGTCGCGCCCCAAGGCCGTCGAGCTCACCCACAACAACCTGACCAGCTACATCACCGGGACAGTCGAATTCGCCTCGGCCGCAGAGGAAGACGCGGCGCTGATCTGCGTGCCGCCGTATCACATCGCCGGGGTCAGTGCGGCCATGTCGAACCTGTACGCCGGCCGGAAGATGGTGTACCTGAGACACTTCGACGCCGACAGGTGGGTTGAGCTGGTCCGCACCGAGGGCGTCACGTCGGCCACCGTGGTGCCGACCATGCTGGACCGCATCGTCACCGCACTGGAATCGGCCGGCCTCGAGCTGCCCAGCCTGCGCAACCTCGCCTACGGCGGCTCCAAGGTGGCGCTGCCCCTGGTCCGCAAGGCGCTGCAACTGCTGCCGAACGTCGGCTTCGTCAATGCGTACGGATTGACCGAAACCAGTTCCACCATCGCGGTTCTGGGCCCCGACGATCACCGCGAGGCACTGGCCGCCGAGGATCCGGCCGCCGCCCGTCGCCTCGGCTCGGTGGGCCAGGTGGTGCCGGGTATCGAGGTCCAGATCCGCGCCGACGACGGCACCGTGCTGAGCTCGGGCGAGACCGGCGAGTTGTTCGTCCGCGGTGAACAGGTGTCGGGGCGATACACCGACATCGGCTCCGTGCTCGACGCCGAAGGCTGGTTCCCCACCAAGGATGTCGCCATGCTCGACGAGGGCGGCTACCTGTTCATCGGCGGACGCTCCGACGACACCATCATCCGCGGTGGCGAGAACATCGCCCCGGCCGAGATCGAAGATGTGCTCGTCGAACATCCCGAGGTCCGCGACGTGGCCGTCGTCGGCCCAGAGGACCCGCAGTGGGGGCAGATCATCGTGGCCGTCGTGGTGCCCGTCGAGGGCACCTCCCCCGACCCGGACGCGCTGCGCGATCATGTCCGAAAGCAACTGCGCGGATCCCGCACCCCCGACCGGGTGGTGTTCCGCGATGAACTACCCACCAACCCGACCGGCAAGGTCCTGCGCCGCCAGCTCGTCGACGAACTCGCACCCGTATCAAAGGAGTCAGCATGA
- a CDS encoding MFS transporter codes for MASRVTPLRVAVASFIGTTVEFYDFLIYGTAAALVFPKLFFPQASPAAGVLLSFATFGVGFIARPLGGIVFGHFGDRLGRKRMLVYSLVGMGVSTVLIGVLPTYAQIGLLAPLLLTVLRLCQGFAVGGEWGGATLMAVEHAGPARRGFYGSFPQMGAPAGTAAATLAFFLASQLSDAQFLTWGWRLPFLFSAVLIAIGLVIRLKLTESPEFAAISQDSAIASMPIVEAFRRHWRQIILVAGAYLSQGVFAYICVAYLVSYATTAAGIDRGSALFGVFLAALVAVAAYPLFGAWSDSVGRKRLFLTGVLLMGLSAFPAFALINTGNPVLFGVALVLVFGLAMAPAAGVTGALFSLVFDTDVRYSGVSIGYTLSQVLGSAFAPTIAAALYASTHASDAIAWYLVAVSVVSIVSVSLLPSDRRVLAHA; via the coding sequence ATGGCCTCGCGGGTGACCCCGCTGCGGGTCGCGGTCGCCAGCTTCATCGGCACCACGGTCGAGTTCTACGACTTCCTGATCTACGGCACCGCGGCCGCGCTGGTCTTTCCCAAGCTGTTCTTCCCACAGGCCTCGCCGGCAGCCGGTGTGCTGCTGTCGTTCGCCACCTTCGGTGTCGGATTCATCGCCCGTCCGCTGGGCGGCATCGTGTTCGGCCACTTCGGTGACCGACTCGGCCGCAAACGGATGCTGGTGTACTCCCTTGTCGGCATGGGGGTTTCGACCGTCCTGATCGGGGTGTTACCCACCTACGCCCAGATCGGCCTGCTGGCTCCGCTGCTGCTCACCGTCTTGCGGTTGTGCCAGGGCTTCGCCGTCGGCGGCGAGTGGGGTGGTGCCACCCTGATGGCCGTCGAGCACGCCGGCCCCGCACGGCGGGGGTTCTACGGATCCTTCCCGCAGATGGGCGCGCCGGCCGGGACCGCAGCGGCCACCCTGGCGTTCTTCCTGGCCTCCCAGCTGTCCGACGCGCAGTTCCTCACCTGGGGCTGGCGACTGCCATTCCTGTTCAGCGCGGTGTTGATCGCCATCGGTCTGGTGATCCGGCTCAAGCTGACCGAAAGCCCCGAATTCGCGGCCATCAGCCAGGATTCGGCGATCGCCTCGATGCCTATCGTCGAGGCTTTCCGGAGGCACTGGCGGCAGATCATCCTCGTGGCCGGGGCCTACCTGTCCCAAGGGGTCTTCGCCTACATCTGCGTGGCGTATCTGGTGTCATACGCCACGACGGCGGCCGGAATCGACCGCGGATCGGCACTTTTCGGGGTGTTCCTCGCCGCACTGGTGGCCGTGGCGGCTTACCCGTTGTTCGGGGCCTGGTCGGATTCGGTGGGCCGCAAGCGGTTGTTCCTGACCGGTGTCCTGCTGATGGGCCTGTCCGCATTCCCGGCGTTCGCCTTGATCAACACCGGCAACCCGGTGCTGTTCGGCGTCGCCCTGGTGCTGGTGTTCGGCCTGGCGATGGCGCCGGCAGCCGGGGTCACGGGGGCATTGTTCAGCCTGGTCTTCGACACCGACGTGCGCTACAGCGGGGTTTCGATCGGTTACACGCTGTCGCAGGTCCTGGGCTCCGCGTTCGCGCCGACCATCGCCGCCGCGCTCTACGCCTCGACCCACGCCAGCGACGCG